A region from the Vulpes lagopus strain Blue_001 chromosome 5, ASM1834538v1, whole genome shotgun sequence genome encodes:
- the PAIP2B gene encoding polyadenylate-binding protein-interacting protein 2B isoform X2, translating into MNGSSVANTSPNVKSKEDQGLNGHDEKENPFAEYMWMENEEDFNRQVEEELQEQDFLDRCFQEMLDEEDQDWFIPSRDLPQAMGQLQQQLNGLSVNDGHNSDDILSKSNLNPDAKEFIPGVKY; encoded by the exons ATGAATGGATCCAGTGTAGCAAATACATCACCTAATGTAAAATCCAAAGAGGATCAGGGATTAAATGGGCACGATGAGAAGGAAAACCCATTTGCAGAGTACATGTGGATGGAGAACGAAGAAGATTTCAACAGACAG GTGGAGGAGGAACTTCAGGAGCAAGACTTCTTAGACCGGTGCTTCCAGGAGATGCTGGATGAAGAAGACCAAGACTGGTTCATTCCCTCACGGGACCTGCCTCAGGCAATGGGACAGTTGCAGCAGCAGTTAAATGGACTGTCCGTCAATGATGGTCACAATTCTGACGATATTTTG AGCAAAAGTAATCTGAACCCGGATGCCAAGGAATTTATTCCAGGAGTGAAGTACTGA
- the PAIP2B gene encoding polyadenylate-binding protein-interacting protein 2B isoform X1: protein MGTMRRKTHLQSTCGWRTKKISTDRGLITRKEGQKLRVGFDLISTIQVEEELQEQDFLDRCFQEMLDEEDQDWFIPSRDLPQAMGQLQQQLNGLSVNDGHNSDDILSKSNLNPDAKEFIPGVKY from the exons ATGGGCACGATGAGAAGGAAAACCCATTTGCAGAGTACATGTGGATGGAGAACGAAGAAGATTTCAACAGACAG ggGCCTCATTACCAGAAAAGAGGGCCAGAAGCTGAGAGTTGGTTTTGATTTAATCTCCACTATCCAG GTGGAGGAGGAACTTCAGGAGCAAGACTTCTTAGACCGGTGCTTCCAGGAGATGCTGGATGAAGAAGACCAAGACTGGTTCATTCCCTCACGGGACCTGCCTCAGGCAATGGGACAGTTGCAGCAGCAGTTAAATGGACTGTCCGTCAATGATGGTCACAATTCTGACGATATTTTG AGCAAAAGTAATCTGAACCCGGATGCCAAGGAATTTATTCCAGGAGTGAAGTACTGA